The following nucleotide sequence is from Cyclobacteriaceae bacterium.
ATCCTTACCCAGACTCTATTCAGATCCTACCCAGTCTCTATTCAGAGTCTATCCCTATTCCAGTCGGTTCTCTGTTTCTGATTCAGGTCTCAAAAAAAAATTCCTCTCTTTCATTCCACAAATTCAAATGTTCACAGATCTGACACCACCTTTATGGTCTGAACGCTAATGATGAGAAAGATTAGTCTGGTATTATTACTTGCAGCGGTAGTCACGGTTGGCTACAGCCAGGTTTCAAAAGTGACCCTTTCGGGTGTGGTGAAAGAGAAGAGCTCAGGCGTGGTACTTCCCTATGTGAATGTTCTTTTGAAGAATGAGTCCGACAGTGCCTTCGTTACCGGAACGATCAGTGACAGCGAAGGTCGCTTTGTGATCGTTACCAAACCGGGGAACTACATCCTTGATTTTTCCTTTGTAGGCTACACGCGTGTGATTCAACCTGTACTGGTTGGAAAGCTGAGTGAGTACCTCGATGCGGGGATGATTGAAATGGCTGAGAGTGCAACAGCGCTGAATGAAGTAATCGTTACCGGAAAGGCGGATGAAGTTTCAGAAAGCCTGGATAAAAAAACTTTTTCAGTGGCCGATAATATCAATCAAAGCGGTGGATCCTTGCTTCAGGTTATGCAAAATCTTCCGGGCGTTACGATCGAACAGGACGGAACTGTACGTCTTCGCGGCAACGATCGTGTAGCAGTACTGATCGACGGCAAGCAAACAGCGTTGACAGGTTTTGGCAATCAAAGAGGACTTGATAATATTCCTGCTTCGTCCATTGAGAAAGTTGAAGTGATCAACAATCCATCTTCGAAGTATGACGCCAATGGAAACGCGGGTATCATCAACATCATTTATAAAAAAGAAGTTAAAGAAGGATTCAATGGAAAGGTGGGATTAGCCGTTGGTGCCGGCGCATGGTGGGTGAAGCAGGAGAACTATCCTACTATAAGGCCGCAGTACACCATGACACCGAAGATCAATCCATCGTTGTCATTGAACTACCGTAAGAAGAAAGTCAATATTTTCCTGCAGGCTGATAATCTCTACACGCACACCCTGAACAAGAATGAATTTGTTGACCGGTATTATGATAACGGCGATACCGTACGACAGCAAACGGTGCGCAACCGCGACACCAACATCATTACCGGAAAAACAGGTTTCGACTGGTATGTTGACGATCATAATACCATCACCGTATCCGGTTTGTTCAGCAGTGAAAAGATTCTCGATCATGGTGATGAACCGTTCTTTAACGGAAGGCTTTCTGAACGAACACGGCTCTGGCGTTTTCTTGAAGATGAATTAAAGACTACGGTGACGGCTACAGCGGCATGGCAGCACAAGTTCAAGCAGCCCGGCCGAACTTTGAATACAGGATTCAACTATACCTTTCATCGTGAGGATGAAAAATACTTCTTTGAAAACATACTCCCGACTTACACCGGACTGGATTCATTCAAGCTGTTGTCGGACGAGCATGTCTATGATTTTAATCTCGACTATGTACAACCATTGCGATACGGACGCTTCGAGACAGGTGTGAAATTCCGCAGAAGATACATTCCTACCAACATGCAGTTCATTCCAGGACTGAACTCACCACTGGATTCAGCTGCGGGTGGATGGGCGAATTACAGCGAGACCATTCCTGCAGTCTATGGAACGTATGTTTATGAAAGTCAGAAGGTAGAACTGGAGGCGGGACTTCGTGTGGAATATGTGGAGATCTACTATTCCGTTAATCCCACCCACCCTACTTATAAGAGTGACGGATACAATTATACTCAGCCCTTTCCGAATTTCAGGTTTGCCTACAAGATCAACTCCAATAATATTCTTTCAGTATTTTATAATCGCAGAGTGGACAGGCCGAATGAAGTGGACATCCGGATCTTTCCAAAGTATGATGATGCGGGAATTATTAAAGTCGGTAACCCGGGATTGCGGCCGATGTTCACCAACTCATTTGAACTGGGCTATAAAACAAACCGGACCAACGGATATTTATACACGGCTTTGTATTACCGGCAGATGGAAGCCACCATCACGCGAATAGGAAGTGTGGTGCCTGGCAGCAACCTCATCTATAATATCTTTCAAAACGCAGGCAACAGTTCGATGGCAGGAGTTGAGATCATCTTTTCACAGAACATAGAAAAATGGGCGACGATCAATCTTAATCTGAATGGCTATCAGAATAAGATTGAAGGTTTTACGGTTACGAATAAATATCCGTCGGAAAATACATTCACGGCGGCAAGACAGCAGATACTATCAGGTAGTGTGAAGCTGAAT
It contains:
- a CDS encoding TonB-dependent receptor; its protein translation is MRKISLVLLLAAVVTVGYSQVSKVTLSGVVKEKSSGVVLPYVNVLLKNESDSAFVTGTISDSEGRFVIVTKPGNYILDFSFVGYTRVIQPVLVGKLSEYLDAGMIEMAESATALNEVIVTGKADEVSESLDKKTFSVADNINQSGGSLLQVMQNLPGVTIEQDGTVRLRGNDRVAVLIDGKQTALTGFGNQRGLDNIPASSIEKVEVINNPSSKYDANGNAGIINIIYKKEVKEGFNGKVGLAVGAGAWWVKQENYPTIRPQYTMTPKINPSLSLNYRKKKVNIFLQADNLYTHTLNKNEFVDRYYDNGDTVRQQTVRNRDTNIITGKTGFDWYVDDHNTITVSGLFSSEKILDHGDEPFFNGRLSERTRLWRFLEDELKTTVTATAAWQHKFKQPGRTLNTGFNYTFHREDEKYFFENILPTYTGLDSFKLLSDEHVYDFNLDYVQPLRYGRFETGVKFRRRYIPTNMQFIPGLNSPLDSAAGGWANYSETIPAVYGTYVYESQKVELEAGLRVEYVEIYYSVNPTHPTYKSDGYNYTQPFPNFRFAYKINSNNILSVFYNRRVDRPNEVDIRIFPKYDDAGIIKVGNPGLRPMFTNSFELGYKTNRTNGYLYTALYYRQMEATITRIGSVVPGSNLIYNIFQNAGNSSMAGVEIIFSQNIEKWATINLNLNGYQNKIEGFTVTNKYPSENTFTAARQQILSGSVKLNGLIHFKGGIDFQLTGVYLAPDVIPQGKIYSRFNLDIGVKKTIQNGKGEIFLNATDIANTLRVKRDVQGDGFRYTSTDFYETQVIRTGYNFKF